One region of Pan paniscus chromosome 5, NHGRI_mPanPan1-v2.0_pri, whole genome shotgun sequence genomic DNA includes:
- the LOC129397981 gene encoding zinc finger CCCH domain-containing protein 11C-like: MPNQGEDCYFFFYSTCTKGDSCPFRHCEAALGNETVCTLWREGRCFRRVCRFRHMEIDKKRSEVPCYWETQPTGCQKLNCAFHHNRGRYVDGLFLPPSTTVPESPEEEVKASQLSVQQNKLSVQSNPSPQLRSVMKVESSENVPSPKHPPVVINAADDDEDDDDQFPDETKTPTLQPTPEVHNGLRVTSVRRPAVNIKQGECLHFGIKTLEEIKSEKMKEKSKKQGEGSSGVSSLLLHPEPVPGPEKENVRTVVKTVTLSTKQGEEPLVRLGLTERLGKRKFSAGADSDPPLKRSLAQRLGKKVEAPETNTDETPKTAQVSKSLKERLGMSADPNNEDATDKVNKVGEIHVKTLEEMLLERASQKHGESQTKLKTEGPSKTDDSTSGARSSSTLRIKTFSEVLAEEEHRQQEAERQKSKKDTTCMKLKTDSEIKKTVVLPPIVASKGQSEEPAGKTKSMQEVHMKTLEEIKLEKALRVQQSSESSTSSPSQHEATPGARLLLRVTQRTWRKEEKILQEGNEVDFQSRIRMEATEASVETTGVDISKIQVKRCATMREMRMRKQQEREKSVSTPLQGDVASCNTRVAEKPVLTAVPGITWHLTKQLPTKSSQKVEVETSGIADSFLNVKWAAQTLEKRGEAKPKVNVKQSVVKVVSSPKLAPKRKAVEMHLAVTAAVKPLSSSSVLQEPPAKKAAVDAVVLLVSEDKSVTVPEAENPRDSLFFFFFFFFFFFSFFLFFLIYCKF, translated from the coding sequence ATGCCTAATCAAGGAGAagactgctatttttttttctattctacatGTACCAAAGGTGACAGCTGCCCATTCCGTCACTGTGAAGCTGCACTAGGAAATGAAACTGTTTGCACATTATGGCGAGAAGGGCGCTGTTTTCGACGGGTGTGCAGGTTTCGGCACATGGAGATTGATAAAAAACGCAGTGAAGTTCCTTGTTATTGGGAAACTCAGCCAACAGGATGTCAAAAATTAAACTGCGCTTTCCATCACAATAGAGGACGATATGTTGATGGCCTTTTCCTACCTCCGAGCACAACTGTGCCTGAGTCACCAGAAGAGGAAGTGAAGGCTAGCCAACTTTCAGTTCAGCAGAACAAATTGTCTGTCCAGTCCAATCCTTCCCCTCAGCTGCGGAGCGTTATGAAAGTAGAAAGTTCCGAAAATGTTCCTAGCCCCAAGCATCCACCAGTTGTAATTAATGCTgcagatgatgatgaagatgatgatgatcagTTTCCTGATGAAACCAAAACACCTACCCTGCAACCAACTCCTGAAGTTCACAATGGATTACGAGTGACTTCTGTCCGGAGACCTGCAGTCAATATAAAGCAAGGTGAATGTTTGCATTTTGGAATAAAAACTCTTGAGGAAATTAAGtcagagaaaatgaaggaaaaatctaAGAAGCAAGGTGAGGGTTCTTCAGGagtttccagtcttttgctcCACCCTGAGCCTGTTCCAggtcctgaaaaagaaaatgtcaggacTGTGGTGAAGACAGTAACTCTCTCCACCAAACAAGGAGAAGAACCCTTGGTTAGATTGGGTCTTACTGAGAGACTGGGGAAACGAAAATTTTCGGCAGGCGCTGACAGTGATCCTCCATTAAAGCGTAGCCTGGCACAGAGGCTAGGGAAGAAAGTTGAAGCTCCGGAAACTAACACTGACGAAACACCAAAGACAGCTCAAGTTTCCAAGTCTCTTAAGGAGCGATTAGGCATGTCAGCTGATCCAAATAATGAGGACGCAACAGATAAAGTTAATAAAGTTGGTGAGATCCATGTGAAGACATTAGAAGAAATGCTTCTTGAAAGAGCCAGTCAGAAACATGGGGAATCGCAAACTAAACTCAAGACAGAAGGACCTTCAAAAACTGATGATTCTACTTCAGGAGCAAGAAGCTCCTCCACTCTCCGTATCAAAACCTTCTCTGAGGTCCTGGCTGAAGAAGAACATAGGCAGCAGGAAGCAGagagacaaaaaagcaaaaaggatacAACTTGCATGAAGCTAAAGACTgatagtgaaattaaaaaaacagtagtTTTGCCACCCATTGTTGCCAGCAAAGGACAATCAGAGGAGCCTGCAGGTAAAACAAAGTCCATGCAGGAGGTGCACATGAAGACGCTGGAAGAAATTAAACTGGAGAAGGCACTGAGGGTGCAGCAGAGCTCTGAGAGCAGCACCAGCTCCCCGTCTCAACATGAGGCCACTCCGGGGGCAAGGTTGCTGCTGCGAGTCACCCAAAGAAcatggaggaaagaagagaagatacTTCAGGAAGGAAATGAAGTTGATTTTCAGAGCCGTATTAGAATGGAAGCTACAGAGGCTTCAGTTGAGACCACAGGAGTTGACATCAGTAAAATTCAAGTCAAGAGATGTGCGACCATGAGAGAGATGCGCATGCGGAAACAGCAGGAGAGGGAAAAATCAGTCTCGACACCTCTTCAGGGAGATGTAGCCTCTTGCAATACCCGAGTGGCAGAGAAACCAGTGCTCACTGCTGTGCCAGGAATCACATGGCACCTGACCAAGCAGCTTCCCACAAAGTcatcccagaaggtggaggtagaAACCTCAGGGATTGCAGACTCATTCTTGAATGTGAAATGGGCAGCACAGACCTTGGAAAAAAGGGGTGAAGCTAAACCCAAAGTGAACGTGAAGCAATCTGTGGTTAAAGTTGTGTCATCCCCCAAATTGGCCCCAAAACGTAAGGCAGTGGAGATGCACCTTGCTGTCACTGCCGCTGTGAAGCCACTCAGCTCCAGCAGCG